Within the bacterium genome, the region GGCCCATGCCGGCTCCAAAGCCCATTTCTCTTATCTCCGGCGTTGCGGTGGAGTAGCCATTCTGCATCGCTAGCTCGACATCCGGGATGCCTTGTCCATGGTCATCAGCGAAGATCATTATTGCATCCGGCGTAACAGTCATGGCCAGCGTGCCGCGTTCGGCATACAAAACCATGTTCATCTCCGCTTCATAAGCCGCGATGCCCGCCCGGCGAACAACCCCCGGCGGAAACGCTAATTCCCTGAGGGCTTCCACAATCTGACAGGAAGCCTCACCGGCCCTGACGAAGTCTCCAC harbors:
- a CDS encoding ATP-binding protein codes for the protein MKDNIVFSQGFEIQGGDFVRAGEASCQIVEALRELAFPPGVVRRAGIAAYEAEMNMVLYAERGTLAMTVTPDAIMIFADDHGQGIPDVELAMQNGYSTATPEIREMGFGAGMGLSNIKKNSDKMQITSTVGKGTKVHIVIEANGARSNS